ACATTAATCATAAGGGCGAGTGGTTTAATATACGAGAGTTGTATTATTATGGGTGGTGATATCTATGGTGAGTGAGCAAGAATGGTTTGCTAGACATGCCAAAGAATTAAAAAAATATGAAGGAAAGTATGTTGCAGTAATTGATGACAAAATTGTAGCATCTTCTCCAAATGCGGGCGAGGCAATTGAGAATGCTAGAAAAGCTTTTCCAGATAAAGTCTCCCTCCTCATATATGTGCCTAGAGAGAAAGAGTTAGAGATGCTAATATGAAGGAGCATACGTTTAGATATGAGAGGATCAAAAATAGGTATCTCCCAATGGTTAAGGTATCGATTAAGGGAGCTTTTTGGCAAGATATTATTTTATATGCTGATACAGGCGCAAGTTTCTCAATGCTAAAAGCTAGTATTTGCGATGCAATAGGATTAAAACTTGTGAAGGGAAAATTAGTGTACGTAACAGTTGGCGACGGGGGTGAAATTCCAGTATATCTGCATAGGCTACCTGTAAAATTTTGTAACTGTGAGTTCAATGCCACCATCGGTTTCTCGGAAAAGCTAGGCATTGGGTTTAATATTCTAGGAAGAAAAGATTTCTTTGATAGATTCGTATTTTGCTTTGACGATGAAAGAAAAGTACTAAGGGTAATAGAGCACGAGAAAAGTGATAAAAACAAATGAAAAAAATAGGCGTGGTTGACACAACTTTCGCTAGATATGATATGGGGAGGAGCGCTATTAACGAGTTGAAAAATCTAGGTACTAAATTCAAAATCCTGCGCCGCACAGTACCCGGAATAAAAGATTTGCCTGTTGCATGTAAAAAACTATTTGAGGAAGAGAATTGCGATCTTTGTATGGCGCTAGGTATGCCCGGAAAAGAGGAAATAGATAAGCAATGCGCTCATGAGGCTTCTCAAGCTTTGCTTCAAGTTCAATTACTCACTAACAAGCACGTAATTGAAGTTTTTGTCTACGAATGGGAAGCTGAGAATGAAAAAGAATTAGCAAAATTAGCAGACCGTAGAGCAAGAGAGCATGCTTTAAATGCTTATAAGTTATTATTCAAATCTGAAAAGTTAACGAAATACGCAGGCAAAGGGCTAAGGCAGGGTTATAAGGATGTAGGACCTTTAAAGGAGTGAATAAAAAAATGAAAATAGGAATAGTAGTAAGCGAGTACAACTTCGATATAACGTATCTAATGCTGGAGCGCGCTAAAGAGCATGCGAAGTTCTTGAATGCAGAGATTGCGGAAATAATAAAAACGCCAGGCGTTTTAGAAATTCCATTGGCTACCAAAAAATTGCTAGCGCGAAAAGATATCGATGCCGTTGTTACTTTGGGAGCTGTAATAGAGGGCGAAACTGAGCATGACGAGGTTATAATTCAGCATGCCGCTAGAAAAATAGTAGATTTAAGTCTAGAGTACAGCAAGCCTGTAGCGCTAGGCATAGGCGGTCCTGGGATGACTCGATTGCAAGCGCAGGAAAGAATTGAGAGGGCAAAAGAAGCTGTAGAGAGCGTTGTGAAAATGTGTCAGAGGCTGAAGGATTAGTACTTTTCGACTTAGACGGAACTTTTATAGACCAGCGCCTTACAATATTAGAGTGCCTAAATCAAGTGCTAAAAGAGTACGGGACTTATTACACTTTAGAAGAGCTTACTCCTTTAATCGGCACACCTCTTAAAGATATTATTAAACGAAAGCTTGGATCTGAGAGCCTTGCACAGAGGCTTAGAGAGCGCTATAAAGAAATATATATCAAAAACTATCTTAAAAATACAAAAATTCACAAAGGACTTGTAGAATTGTGCAAAGAGCTGAGATCAAGAAAAGTCAAGTTAGGCATTATCACGTCAAAGTATGGGAGTATAACCAGAAGATTTTTAGAAGATTTAAAGATATCTGAGCTATTTGATATCGTTGTCGGAGAAGGTGATGCCGAGCTCAAGCCTTCACCAGCGCCCGTCTTGTACGCTTGCAAAGCATTGAAAGTCAGTCCTAAAGACTGTATTGTAATAGGCGATACTGTGCAGGATATAATCTGTGGTAAGAGAGCAAATTGTACCACAATAGCAGTTTTATGGGGCTACGGTAAAAAAGGCGAGCTTATCAAAGCAAAACCTGATTATGTCGTAAGTTCGCAGAAAGAGCTTAGAAAAATCGTTCAAAATATTTTTGCTAAGAATAAAATTTAATTACTCCCAGCCCTATATCGAGAAATGTAGATAGTAGGTGTAGAGTTTGAGAAATGGTGGCAATACTACAAGCAATAGTAGGTCTTTTGCTGATTTTCTTCCTTCCTGGCTTTACTTTAGTCAAAGCGCTATTCCCTAAAAAAGAGGCTTTAGATAAGGATTTAGGAACCATTTACCAGATTATCCTAGGAATTGGTATGAGTCTCGTTATTAGTATTATCGTAGGTACTTCACTTGGATCCATAGCTTTACATGAAGGCAGGGGCGAATTTACAGCGCCTAATATTATAATTATACTTTCGCTCATTACTGTAATATTTTTTGGGATAGGCATAAAAAGGACTGCGTACCCAAAATTAACGAGAATACTATGCGCAAGGAAAAAATGATAAACGAGGACAGAATAATTTTACGTAAACTTCTGGATCGCGAAGGCATTATTATTGGCGAGATTATTTGTAAAGCAAGTAATTACGTTATAATTAAGAAAAGCTCTGAGTTCTATAGTATTCCTATCAGTAAAATATCTGAAAGATTCGGTGATTTGGTTATCAACAGCGAAATAGACTGGAGTGAGGCAAAGAAGCTTGGCGATAAATGGAAATCTAAATTCAGCCCTTTAGAGAAATGAATAACTATAAACTTGCGGTTGTCGTTAGAAACGATTTGAAATTATCCAAAGGCAAATTAGCTGTACAAGTAGCTCATGCATGTGTTACTTGCACTGTTAATGCAAAAGCTCATAAAAAAGAATGGCTCAAAAAATGGTATGCAGAAGGTCAGAAGAAAGTAGTACTGAAAACAGGCTCTCTAGAAGAACTTTATATTCTCAAATCCAAAGCTGAAGAGAAGGCTCTGCCTACCCATCTAGTTACTGATGCAGGCTTAACCGAACTAAAGCCAGGTACTATTACATGCTTGGGTATAGGACCGGCGCCAAACGAAATTATAGATACTGTTACCGGTAAGCTGAAATTGCTATAGCTCTTAAAAAAGTTCT
This is a stretch of genomic DNA from Candidatus Thermoplasmatota archaeon. It encodes these proteins:
- a CDS encoding DUF5678 domain-containing protein — its product is MVSEQEWFARHAKELKKYEGKYVAVIDDKIVASSPNAGEAIENARKAFPDKVSLLIYVPREKELEMLI
- the ribC gene encoding riboflavin synthase produces the protein MKKIGVVDTTFARYDMGRSAINELKNLGTKFKILRRTVPGIKDLPVACKKLFEEENCDLCMALGMPGKEEIDKQCAHEASQALLQVQLLTNKHVIEVFVYEWEAENEKELAKLADRRAREHALNAYKLLFKSEKLTKYAGKGLRQGYKDVGPLKE
- the ribH gene encoding 6,7-dimethyl-8-ribityllumazine synthase, with protein sequence MKIGIVVSEYNFDITYLMLERAKEHAKFLNAEIAEIIKTPGVLEIPLATKKLLARKDIDAVVTLGAVIEGETEHDEVIIQHAARKIVDLSLEYSKPVALGIGGPGMTRLQAQERIERAKEAVESVVKMCQRLKD
- a CDS encoding HAD family hydrolase, coding for MSEAEGLVLFDLDGTFIDQRLTILECLNQVLKEYGTYYTLEELTPLIGTPLKDIIKRKLGSESLAQRLRERYKEIYIKNYLKNTKIHKGLVELCKELRSRKVKLGIITSKYGSITRRFLEDLKISELFDIVVGEGDAELKPSPAPVLYACKALKVSPKDCIVIGDTVQDIICGKRANCTTIAVLWGYGKKGELIKAKPDYVVSSQKELRKIVQNIFAKNKI
- a CDS encoding DUF1616 domain-containing protein; translation: MVAILQAIVGLLLIFFLPGFTLVKALFPKKEALDKDLGTIYQIILGIGMSLVISIIVGTSLGSIALHEGRGEFTAPNIIIILSLITVIFFGIGIKRTAYPKLTRILCARKK
- the pth2 gene encoding peptidyl-tRNA hydrolase Pth2; translated protein: MNNYKLAVVVRNDLKLSKGKLAVQVAHACVTCTVNAKAHKKEWLKKWYAEGQKKVVLKTGSLEELYILKSKAEEKALPTHLVTDAGLTELKPGTITCLGIGPAPNEIIDTVTGKLKLL